Proteins encoded in a region of the Cupriavidus pauculus genome:
- the recQ gene encoding DNA helicase RecQ produces MSRALAILKDVFGYHAFRGRQAEIIDHVADGGDSLVLMPTGGGKSLCYQIPALLRQRAGHGTGIVVSPLIALMQDQVAALTEAGVHAAVLNSTLTSAEASAVERDLLAGRLEILYVAPERLMTPRFLDLLERTRVGVFAIDEAHCVSQWGHDFRPEYIQLSVLHERFPRVPRIALTATADAVTRNEIVERLALDEARVFISSFDRPNIRYRIVEKDNARQQLLAFIKAEHMGAGGSHDSGIVYCLSRKKVEETASWLASHGIQALGYHAGMDAQVRQHHQARFREEEGIVMVATIAFGMGIDKPDVRFVAHLDLPKSMEGYYQETGRAGRDGLPANAWMAYGLGDVVQQKRMIDESEADEAHKRVSSSKLDALLGLCETPGCRRVRILAYFDESAEPCGNCDTCLEPPATWDGTREAQMALSCVYRTAQASRVHFGATHLIDVLRGNASEKVRQWGHDKVSTFGIGADRSVSDWHAIFRQLIAHGLLVIDHGGHGALLLGDSARAVLKGEQSITLRRQVSKPGRSTDRAARGSRTDHTADMDEDALANWEALRRWRTETAREHGVPAYVIFHDATLAELARSAPETHDALAEVPGIGASKLERYGDDILETLRAVP; encoded by the coding sequence ATGTCGCGCGCGCTGGCGATTCTCAAGGATGTCTTCGGCTACCACGCCTTTCGCGGCCGGCAGGCGGAGATCATCGACCATGTCGCCGACGGCGGCGACAGCCTCGTGCTCATGCCTACGGGCGGCGGCAAGTCGTTGTGCTATCAGATTCCCGCGCTGCTGCGGCAGCGAGCGGGCCATGGCACGGGCATCGTCGTGTCGCCGCTGATCGCGTTGATGCAGGATCAGGTGGCCGCGCTCACGGAAGCGGGTGTCCATGCGGCCGTGCTCAACTCCACGCTGACCAGCGCGGAGGCGTCCGCGGTCGAGCGTGACCTGCTCGCGGGCCGGCTCGAGATCCTCTACGTGGCGCCGGAGCGGCTGATGACCCCGCGCTTCCTCGATCTGCTCGAACGCACCCGCGTCGGCGTGTTCGCGATCGACGAGGCCCACTGCGTATCGCAGTGGGGCCACGATTTCCGCCCCGAGTACATCCAGCTGTCGGTACTGCACGAGCGGTTCCCGCGCGTGCCGCGCATCGCGCTGACCGCCACCGCCGATGCGGTCACGCGCAACGAGATCGTCGAACGGCTCGCGCTGGACGAAGCGCGCGTGTTTATCTCCAGCTTCGACCGGCCCAATATTCGCTATCGCATCGTCGAGAAGGACAACGCGCGCCAGCAGCTGCTGGCCTTTATCAAGGCCGAGCACATGGGGGCTGGCGGGTCGCACGACAGCGGCATCGTCTATTGCCTGTCGCGCAAGAAGGTCGAAGAGACCGCGAGCTGGCTCGCGAGCCATGGCATTCAGGCGCTCGGATACCACGCGGGCATGGATGCGCAGGTGCGCCAGCACCATCAGGCGCGTTTCCGCGAGGAAGAAGGCATCGTGATGGTCGCGACCATCGCGTTCGGCATGGGGATCGACAAGCCCGATGTCCGGTTCGTCGCCCATCTGGATCTGCCCAAGAGCATGGAGGGCTATTACCAGGAGACCGGCCGCGCCGGCCGCGACGGCCTGCCCGCCAATGCCTGGATGGCTTATGGCCTGGGGGACGTCGTGCAGCAGAAGCGCATGATCGACGAGTCCGAGGCAGACGAAGCGCACAAGCGCGTCTCCTCGTCGAAGCTCGATGCCCTGCTGGGTTTGTGCGAGACGCCGGGATGCCGGCGCGTACGGATTCTTGCGTACTTCGACGAGTCCGCCGAGCCCTGCGGCAACTGCGATACGTGCCTCGAGCCGCCCGCGACCTGGGACGGCACGCGCGAGGCGCAGATGGCGCTGTCCTGCGTCTACCGGACCGCCCAGGCCAGCCGCGTGCATTTCGGAGCGACGCACCTGATCGACGTGCTGCGCGGCAATGCCTCGGAAAAGGTGCGGCAGTGGGGGCACGACAAGGTGTCCACCTTCGGCATCGGCGCCGACCGCTCGGTGTCCGACTGGCATGCGATCTTCCGCCAGCTGATCGCGCACGGGCTGCTCGTCATCGACCACGGCGGCCACGGTGCGCTGCTGCTCGGCGATTCCGCGCGCGCAGTACTCAAGGGCGAGCAGTCGATCACGCTGCGGCGGCAGGTCAGCAAGCCCGGCCGGAGCACCGACCGGGCCGCACGGGGCAGCCGCACCGACCATACCGCGGACATGGACGAGGATGCGCTGGCCAACTGGGAAGCGCTGCGCCGCTGGCGCACGGAAACCGCGCGCGAGCACGGCGTACCGGCCTATGTCATCTTCCATGACGCCACGCTGGCAGAGCTCGCGCGCAGTGCGCCCGAAACCCACGATGCCCTCGCGGAAGTGCCCGGCATCGGTGCCTCGAAGCTCGAACGGTACGGCGACGACATCCTCGAAACACTGCGCGCGGTGCCGTAA
- the rpsL gene encoding 30S ribosomal protein S12 — protein MPTINQLVRKPRVSEVVKSKSPALENCPQRRGVCTRVYTTTPKKPNSALRKVAKVRLTNGFEVISYIGGEGHNLQEHSVVLIRGGRVKDLPGVRYHIVRGSLDLQGVKDRKQARSKYGAKRPKAA, from the coding sequence ATGCCAACTATCAACCAACTGGTTCGCAAGCCGCGCGTCTCTGAAGTCGTCAAGAGCAAGAGCCCCGCGCTTGAGAACTGCCCGCAGCGTCGCGGCGTGTGCACCCGCGTGTACACCACGACGCCGAAGAAGCCGAACTCGGCACTGCGTAAGGTCGCCAAGGTGCGCCTGACCAACGGTTTCGAGGTCATCTCGTACATCGGCGGTGAAGGCCACAACCTGCAGGAACACTCGGTCGTGCTGATCCGCGGCGGCCGTGTGAAGGATCTGCCGGGTGTGCGTTACCACATCGTCCGTGGCTCGCTCGACCTGCAAGGCGTGAAGGACCGCAAGCAGGCACGTTCGAAGTACGGCGCGAAGCGTCCGAAGGCTGCCTAA
- the rpsG gene encoding 30S ribosomal protein S7: MPRRREVPKREILPDPKFGNVEVAKFMNVLMLDGKKSVAERIVYGAFDQIEKKAGKAPIEVFSVAINNVKPVVEVKSRRVGGANYQVPVEVRPSRRLALAMRWLREAAKKRSEKSMALRLAGELLEASEGRGGAMKKRDEVHRMAEANKAFSHFRF, translated from the coding sequence ATGCCACGTCGTCGTGAAGTCCCCAAGCGGGAAATTCTGCCTGATCCGAAGTTCGGTAACGTTGAAGTTGCCAAGTTCATGAACGTGCTGATGCTGGACGGCAAGAAGTCGGTTGCCGAGCGTATCGTGTACGGCGCGTTCGATCAGATCGAAAAGAAGGCAGGCAAGGCCCCGATCGAAGTGTTCTCCGTTGCCATCAACAACGTGAAGCCGGTGGTCGAAGTGAAGAGCCGCCGCGTTGGCGGTGCCAACTATCAGGTTCCGGTCGAAGTTCGTCCGTCGCGTCGTCTGGCATTGGCGATGCGTTGGCTGCGCGAGGCCGCGAAGAAACGCAGCGAGAAGTCGATGGCGCTGCGCCTGGCAGGTGAACTGCTCGAAGCATCGGAAGGCCGTGGCGGCGCGATGAAGAAGCGCGACGAAGTGCACCGCATGGCCGAAGCCAACAAGGCGTTCTCGCACTTCCGCTTCTAA
- the fusA gene encoding elongation factor G has product MARKTPIERYRNIGISAHIDAGKTTTTERILFYTGVNHKIGEVHDGAATMDWMEQEQERGITITSAATTAFWKGMGGNYPEHRFNIIDTPGHVDFTIEVERSMRVLDGACMVYCAVGGVQPQSETVWRQANKYGVPRLAFVNKMDRTGANFFKVYDQLKTRLKANPVPVVVPIGAEDGFQGVVDLLEMKAIIWDEASQGVKFEYQDIPAELKATADEWREKMVESAAEASEELMEKYLGGEELTRAEIVKALRDRTIACEIQPMLCGTAFKNKGVQRMLDAVIDFLPSPVDIPPVKGVDENDDEKKLERKADDGEKFSALAFKIMTDPFVGQLIFFRVYSGKINSGDTVYNPVKQKKERLGRILQMHANQREEIKEVLAGDIAAAVGLKDATTGDTLCDPAAPIVLERMIFPEPVISQAVEPKTKADQEKMGIALNRLAAEDPSFRVRTDEESGQTIISGMGELHLEILVDRMKREFGVEANIGAPQVAYRETIRKTAEGVEGKFVKQSGGRGQYGHAVITLEPQEQGKGFEFIDAIKGGVIPREYIPAVEKGIVDTLPSGILAGFPVVDVKVTLTFGSYHDVDSNENAFRMAGSMAFKEAMRKASPVLLEPMMAVEVETPEDYTGTVMGDLSSRRGIVQGMDDMVGGGKIIKAEVPLSEMFGYSTSLRSATQGRATYTMEFKHYAEAPKNIAEAVMSAKAKQ; this is encoded by the coding sequence GTGGCTCGTAAGACTCCCATTGAGCGCTACCGTAACATCGGTATTTCGGCTCACATTGACGCGGGTAAAACCACCACGACCGAGCGGATCCTGTTCTACACCGGTGTGAACCACAAGATCGGTGAAGTGCACGACGGCGCGGCCACCATGGACTGGATGGAGCAGGAGCAGGAGCGTGGCATCACGATCACGTCCGCTGCGACCACCGCCTTCTGGAAGGGCATGGGCGGCAACTACCCCGAGCACCGCTTCAACATCATCGACACCCCGGGACACGTGGACTTCACCATCGAGGTGGAGCGTTCCATGCGCGTGCTGGATGGCGCCTGCATGGTGTACTGCGCGGTGGGTGGCGTGCAGCCGCAGTCGGAAACCGTCTGGCGTCAGGCCAACAAGTACGGCGTGCCGCGTCTGGCGTTCGTCAACAAGATGGACCGTACCGGCGCGAACTTCTTCAAGGTCTACGACCAGCTGAAGACCCGCCTGAAGGCCAACCCGGTGCCCGTCGTCGTGCCTATCGGCGCTGAAGACGGCTTCCAGGGCGTCGTCGATCTGCTGGAAATGAAGGCGATCATCTGGGACGAAGCCAGCCAGGGCGTGAAGTTCGAGTACCAGGACATCCCGGCCGAACTGAAGGCTACCGCTGACGAATGGCGCGAGAAGATGGTCGAGTCCGCCGCCGAAGCCAGCGAAGAGCTGATGGAAAAGTACCTGGGCGGCGAAGAGCTGACCCGTGCCGAGATCGTCAAGGCACTGCGCGACCGTACCATCGCCTGCGAAATCCAGCCGATGCTGTGCGGCACCGCGTTCAAGAACAAGGGCGTGCAGCGTATGCTCGACGCCGTGATCGACTTCCTGCCTTCGCCGGTCGATATCCCGCCGGTCAAGGGCGTGGACGAGAACGACGACGAGAAGAAGCTCGAGCGCAAGGCCGACGACGGCGAGAAGTTCTCGGCGCTGGCATTCAAGATCATGACGGACCCGTTCGTGGGCCAGCTGATCTTCTTCCGCGTCTACTCGGGCAAGATCAATTCGGGCGACACCGTGTACAACCCGGTGAAGCAGAAGAAGGAGCGTTTGGGCCGTATTCTGCAGATGCACGCCAACCAGCGCGAAGAAATCAAGGAAGTGCTGGCCGGCGACATCGCCGCGGCCGTCGGCCTGAAGGACGCGACCACCGGCGATACGCTGTGCGATCCGGCTGCACCGATCGTGCTCGAGCGCATGATCTTCCCGGAGCCCGTGATCTCGCAGGCCGTCGAGCCGAAGACCAAGGCCGACCAGGAAAAGATGGGTATCGCCCTGAACCGCCTGGCTGCCGAAGATCCTTCGTTCCGCGTGCGCACCGATGAAGAATCGGGCCAGACCATCATTTCGGGCATGGGCGAGCTCCACCTCGAAATTCTGGTCGACCGCATGAAGCGCGAATTCGGCGTGGAAGCCAACATCGGCGCGCCGCAGGTGGCTTACCGCGAAACCATCCGCAAGACCGCGGAAGGCGTCGAGGGCAAGTTCGTCAAGCAGTCGGGCGGCCGTGGCCAGTACGGTCACGCCGTGATCACGCTGGAACCGCAGGAGCAAGGCAAGGGCTTCGAGTTCATCGACGCGATCAAGGGCGGTGTGATTCCTCGCGAATACATCCCCGCGGTCGAAAAGGGTATCGTGGACACGCTGCCGTCCGGTATCCTCGCCGGCTTCCCGGTGGTGGACGTGAAGGTCACGCTGACGTTCGGTTCGTACCACGACGTGGACTCGAACGAAAACGCGTTCCGCATGGCCGGCTCGATGGCTTTCAAGGAAGCCATGCGCAAGGCCAGCCCGGTGCTGCTCGAGCCGATGATGGCCGTGGAAGTGGAAACGCCGGAAGACTACACGGGTACCGTGATGGGCGATCTGTCGTCCCGCCGCGGCATCGTGCAGGGCATGGACGACATGGTTGGCGGCGGCAAGATCATCAAGGCCGAAGTCCCCCTGTCGGAAATGTTCGGTTATTCCACGTCGCTGCGCTCGGCCACGCAAGGCCGCGCCACGTACACCATGGAATTCAAGCACTACGCTGAAGCACCGAAGAACATTGCCGAAGCCGTGATGTCGGCCAAGGCCAAGCAATAA
- the tuf gene encoding elongation factor Tu produces the protein MAKEKFERTKPHVNVGTIGHVDHGKTTLTAAIATVLASKFGGSAKKYDEIDAAPEEKARGITINTAHVEYETANRHYAHVDCPGHADYVKNMITGAAQMDGAILVCSAADGPMPQTREHILLARQVGVPYIIVFLNKCDMVDDAELLELVEMEVRELLSKYDFPGDDTPIIKGSAKLALEGDKGELGEVAIMNLADALDTYIPTPERAVDGTFLMPVEDVFSISGRGTVVTGRIERGVVKVGEEIEIVGIRPTVKTTCTGVEMFRKLLDQGQAGDNVGLLLRGTKREDVERGQVLCKPGSIKPHTHFTGEVYILSKDEGGRHTPFFNNYRPQFYFRTTDVTGSIELPKDKEMVMPGDNVSITVKLIAPIAMEEGLRFAIREGGRTVGAGVVAKILD, from the coding sequence ATGGCAAAGGAAAAGTTCGAACGGACCAAGCCGCACGTGAACGTTGGCACGATTGGTCACGTTGACCATGGCAAGACGACGCTGACGGCGGCAATCGCCACGGTGCTGGCTTCGAAGTTCGGCGGCTCGGCAAAGAAGTACGACGAAATCGACGCGGCGCCGGAAGAGAAGGCACGTGGTATCACGATCAACACGGCGCACGTGGAGTACGAAACGGCGAACCGCCACTACGCCCACGTTGACTGCCCGGGCCACGCTGACTATGTGAAGAACATGATCACGGGTGCGGCGCAGATGGACGGCGCGATCCTGGTGTGCTCGGCCGCTGACGGCCCGATGCCGCAGACGCGCGAGCACATCCTGCTGGCGCGCCAGGTTGGTGTGCCGTACATCATCGTGTTCCTGAACAAGTGCGACATGGTGGACGACGCCGAGCTGCTCGAGCTGGTGGAAATGGAAGTGCGCGAGCTGCTGTCGAAGTACGACTTCCCGGGCGACGACACGCCGATCATCAAGGGTTCGGCCAAGCTGGCGCTGGAAGGCGACAAGGGCGAGCTGGGCGAAGTGGCGATCATGAACCTGGCCGACGCGCTGGACACGTACATCCCGACGCCGGAGCGCGCGGTTGACGGTACGTTCCTGATGCCGGTGGAAGACGTGTTCTCGATCTCGGGCCGCGGTACCGTGGTGACGGGTCGTATCGAGCGCGGCGTGGTGAAGGTCGGCGAAGAAATCGAAATCGTGGGTATCCGCCCGACGGTGAAGACGACCTGCACGGGCGTGGAAATGTTCCGCAAGCTGCTGGACCAGGGTCAGGCTGGCGACAACGTGGGTCTGCTGCTGCGCGGCACGAAGCGCGAAGACGTGGAGCGTGGTCAAGTTCTGTGCAAGCCGGGCTCGATCAAGCCGCACACGCACTTCACGGGTGAGGTCTACATTCTGTCGAAGGACGAAGGTGGCCGTCACACGCCGTTCTTCAACAACTACCGCCCGCAGTTCTACTTCCGTACGACCGACGTGACCGGCTCGATCGAGCTGCCGAAGGACAAGGAAATGGTCATGCCGGGTGACAACGTGTCGATCACGGTCAAGCTGATCGCCCCGATCGCCATGGAAGAAGGTCTGCGCTTCGCGATCCGCGAAGGCGGCCGTACCGTCGGCGCCGGCGTCGTGGCAAAGATCCTCGACTAA
- the rpsJ gene encoding 30S ribosomal protein S10 — MQNQKIRIRLKAFDYRLIDQSAAEIVDTAKRTGAIVKGPVPLPTRIQRFDILRSPHVNKTSRDQFEIRTHQRLMDIVDPTDKTVDALMKLDLPAGVDVEIKV, encoded by the coding sequence ATGCAGAACCAGAAGATCCGTATCCGCCTGAAGGCTTTCGACTATCGCCTGATCGACCAGTCGGCCGCCGAAATCGTGGATACCGCCAAGCGCACCGGCGCGATCGTCAAGGGTCCCGTGCCCCTGCCGACCCGCATCCAGCGCTTCGACATCCTGCGTTCGCCGCACGTCAACAAGACCAGCCGCGATCAGTTCGAGATCCGCACGCACCAGCGTCTGATGGATATCGTCGATCCGACCGACAAGACCGTGGACGCGCTGATGAAGCTCGACCTGCCGGCTGGCGTGGACGTCGAAATCAAGGTGTAA
- the rplC gene encoding 50S ribosomal protein L3 — protein sequence MSLGLVGRKVGMTRIFTDDGDSIPVTVVEVGDNRVTQIKTDETDGYTAVQVTFGSRRASRVTKPLAGHLAKAGVEAGEVIKEFRIDAAKAAELQAGAALSVDLFEVGQKIDVQGVSIGKGYAGTIKRYHFASGRATHGNSRSHNVPGSIGMAQDPGRVFPGKRMTGHLGDVTRTVQNLEIAKIDAERKLLLVKGAIPGSKGGKVIVTPAVKAKAKA from the coding sequence ATGAGCCTTGGCCTTGTAGGTCGCAAGGTTGGCATGACCCGTATTTTCACGGACGACGGTGATTCGATTCCCGTTACCGTGGTCGAGGTCGGCGACAACCGCGTGACGCAAATCAAGACGGACGAGACCGACGGTTATACCGCGGTTCAAGTCACCTTCGGCAGCCGACGCGCAAGCCGTGTCACCAAGCCGCTGGCGGGTCACCTCGCCAAAGCCGGTGTCGAAGCCGGTGAAGTCATCAAAGAGTTCCGTATCGATGCCGCAAAGGCTGCCGAGCTGCAAGCCGGCGCCGCGCTGTCGGTCGACCTCTTCGAAGTCGGTCAGAAGATCGACGTTCAAGGCGTGAGCATCGGTAAGGGCTACGCCGGTACCATCAAGCGCTACCACTTTGCGTCGGGTCGTGCCACCCACGGTAACTCGCGTTCGCACAACGTGCCGGGTTCCATCGGTATGGCGCAGGATCCGGGCCGTGTGTTCCCCGGCAAGCGCATGACGGGCCACCTGGGTGACGTCACCCGCACCGTCCAAAACCTCGAGATCGCCAAGATCGACGCAGAGCGCAAGCTGCTGCTGGTCAAGGGTGCCATCCCGGGTTCGAAGGGCGGCAAGGTCATCGTTACCCCGGCCGTCAAGGCCAAAGCCAAAGCTTAA
- the rplD gene encoding 50S ribosomal protein L4, with translation MELKLLQDNGQIGAGVNASPEVFGRDYNEALVHQIVVAYQANARSGNRKQKDREEVKHTTKKPWRQKGTGRARAGMSSSPLWRGGGRIFPNSPEENFSQKVNKKMFRAGMRSIYSQLAREGRINVVDGFTVDAPKTKLLADKFKAMGLDSVLIITDSLDENLYLASRNLPHVAVVEPRQADPLSLVHYKKVLVTKAAVAQIEELLK, from the coding sequence ATGGAACTCAAGCTCCTCCAGGACAATGGCCAGATCGGCGCCGGCGTGAACGCCTCGCCGGAAGTGTTCGGCCGTGACTACAACGAAGCCCTCGTTCACCAGATCGTGGTTGCTTACCAGGCTAACGCGCGTAGCGGTAACCGTAAGCAGAAGGATCGTGAAGAGGTCAAGCACACGACCAAGAAGCCGTGGCGCCAGAAGGGTACGGGCCGTGCTCGTGCCGGTATGTCTTCCTCGCCGCTGTGGCGCGGGGGCGGCCGTATCTTCCCGAATTCGCCGGAAGAGAACTTCAGCCAGAAGGTCAACAAGAAGATGTTCCGTGCCGGTATGCGCTCGATTTACTCGCAGCTCGCACGTGAAGGTCGTATCAACGTCGTGGACGGTTTCACGGTCGACGCGCCCAAGACCAAGCTCTTGGCCGACAAGTTCAAGGCCATGGGCCTGGACTCGGTGCTGATCATCACCGACAGCCTCGACGAAAACCTCTACCTGGCTTCGCGCAACCTGCCGCACGTGGCAGTTGTCGAGCCGCGCCAGGCAGATCCGCTCTCGCTCGTGCACTACAAGAAGGTGCTCGTGACCAAGGCGGCTGTCGCGCAGATCGAGGAGTTGCTCAAATGA
- the rplW gene encoding 50S ribosomal protein L23, whose protein sequence is MTQVAKNDHRLMQVLLAPVVSEKATLVADKNEQVVFEVARDANKLEVKAAVELLFKVEVQSVQILNQKGKQKRFGRFMGRRNHVKKAYVSLKPGQEINFEAEAK, encoded by the coding sequence ATGACGCAAGTAGCCAAGAACGATCATCGTTTGATGCAGGTGCTGCTCGCGCCGGTGGTTTCCGAAAAGGCAACCCTGGTCGCCGACAAGAATGAGCAGGTTGTGTTCGAAGTGGCCCGCGATGCTAACAAGCTCGAAGTGAAGGCCGCCGTCGAACTGCTGTTCAAGGTCGAGGTGCAGTCCGTTCAGATCCTGAACCAGAAGGGCAAGCAAAAGCGTTTCGGTCGCTTCATGGGTCGTCGTAACCACGTGAAGAAGGCCTACGTTTCGCTGAAGCCGGGTCAGGAAATCAATTTTGAAGCGGAGGCCAAGTAA
- the rplB gene encoding 50S ribosomal protein L2, with product MALVKTKPTSPGRRTMVKVVNKDLHKGAPHAPLLEKQFQKSGRNNNGHITTRHKGGGHKHHYRVVDFKRNDKDGIPAKVERLEYDPNRSANIALVLFADGERRYIIATKGMVAGQSLLNGSEAPIKAGNNLPIRNIPVGTTINNVEILPGKGAQVARAAGGSAVLLAREGVYAQVRLRSGEVRRVHIECRATIGEVGNEEHSLRVIGKAGATRWRGIRPTVRGVVMNPVDHPHGGGEGRTAAGRDPVSPWGTPTKGYRTRSNKRTASMIVQKRHKR from the coding sequence ATGGCACTCGTCAAGACCAAGCCGACGTCGCCGGGTCGTCGCACCATGGTGAAGGTCGTCAACAAGGACCTTCACAAGGGCGCGCCGCACGCTCCGCTGCTGGAAAAGCAATTCCAGAAGTCGGGTCGTAACAACAACGGCCACATCACCACCCGTCACAAGGGCGGTGGTCACAAGCACCACTACCGTGTGGTCGACTTCAAGCGCAACGACAAGGACGGTATCCCCGCCAAGGTCGAGCGCCTGGAATACGATCCGAACCGCAGCGCGAACATCGCGCTGGTGCTGTTCGCCGACGGTGAGCGCCGCTACATCATCGCCACCAAGGGCATGGTTGCCGGTCAATCGCTGCTGAACGGTTCGGAAGCGCCGATCAAGGCCGGTAACAACCTGCCGATCCGCAACATTCCGGTCGGTACCACGATCAATAACGTCGAAATCCTGCCGGGCAAGGGTGCGCAAGTCGCACGCGCTGCTGGCGGTTCCGCCGTGCTGCTGGCCCGCGAAGGCGTGTACGCCCAGGTGCGTCTGCGCTCCGGTGAAGTGCGCCGCGTGCATATCGAATGCCGCGCCACCATCGGTGAAGTGGGCAACGAAGAGCACAGCCTGCGTGTTATCGGCAAGGCCGGTGCAACGCGCTGGCGCGGTATTCGCCCGACCGTCCGCGGTGTGGTGATGAACCCGGTCGACCACCCGCACGGTGGTGGTGAGGGTCGTACTGCCGCCGGTCGCGATCCGGTCTCGCCGTGGGGTACCCCGACCAAGGGCTACCGTACCCGCAGCAACAAGCGCACTGCCAGCATGATCGTGCAGAAGCGCCACAAGCGTTAA
- the rpsS gene encoding 30S ribosomal protein S19, protein MTRSAKKGPFCDAHLLKKVEAAVSGKDKKPIKTWSRRSTIMPDFIGLTIAVHNGRQHVPVYVTENMVGHKLGEFALTRTFKGHAADKKAKR, encoded by the coding sequence ATGACTCGTTCCGCAAAAAAGGGTCCGTTCTGCGACGCCCACCTGCTGAAGAAGGTGGAAGCTGCAGTCAGCGGCAAGGACAAGAAGCCCATCAAGACATGGTCGCGCCGCTCGACCATCATGCCGGACTTCATCGGTCTGACGATCGCCGTGCACAACGGCCGTCAACACGTGCCGGTGTATGTCACGGAAAACATGGTTGGCCACAAGCTCGGCGAATTTGCGCTCACGCGTACGTTCAAGGGCCACGCGGCTGACAAGAAAGCGAAGAGGTAA
- the rplV gene encoding 50S ribosomal protein L22: MEVKAIHRGARISAQKTRLVADQIRGLPIERALNVLTFSPKKAAGIVKKVVESAIANAEHNEGADIDELKVKSIFVDKATSLKRFTARAKGRGNRIEKQTCHITVTLGN, translated from the coding sequence ATGGAAGTGAAAGCGATTCATCGCGGTGCCCGCATCTCCGCCCAGAAAACGCGTCTGGTCGCTGACCAGATCCGTGGTCTGCCGATCGAGCGCGCGCTCAACGTCCTGACGTTCAGCCCGAAGAAGGCCGCCGGTATTGTGAAGAAGGTGGTCGAATCGGCCATCGCCAACGCCGAGCACAACGAAGGCGCCGACATCGACGAGCTGAAGGTCAAATCGATCTTCGTCGACAAGGCCACCTCGCTCAAGCGTTTCACGGCACGGGCAAAGGGCCGCGGCAACCGCATCGAGAAACAAACCTGTCACATCACTGTGACGCTCGGCAACTAA
- the rpsC gene encoding 30S ribosomal protein S3, which produces MGQKIHPTGFRLAVSRNWASRWYANNTKFAGMLKEDIEVRDFLKKKLKNASVGRVVIERPARNARLTIYSSRPGVVIGKKGEDIELLKAELQRRMGVPVHVNIEEIRKPETDAQLIADSITQQLERRIMFRRAMKRAMQNAMRLGAQGIKIMSSGRLNGIEIARTEWYREGRVPLHTLRADIDYGFSEAETTYGIIGVKVWVYKGDHLGRNDAPVVEEPQDERRRRPARPEGRRREGEGGRPSGNRRGGAGGGAGRRAAPGADAKSGE; this is translated from the coding sequence ATGGGACAGAAGATTCATCCGACTGGCTTCCGTCTGGCCGTCAGCCGTAACTGGGCTTCGCGTTGGTACGCCAACAACACGAAGTTCGCCGGCATGCTGAAAGAAGACATCGAAGTTCGTGACTTCCTGAAGAAGAAGCTCAAGAACGCATCGGTTGGCCGCGTCGTGATCGAGCGCCCCGCCCGCAATGCACGTCTCACCATTTACAGCTCGCGTCCGGGCGTGGTGATCGGCAAGAAGGGTGAGGACATCGAACTGCTCAAGGCCGAGCTGCAACGTCGCATGGGTGTGCCCGTGCACGTGAACATCGAAGAAATCCGCAAGCCGGAAACCGATGCGCAGCTGATCGCCGACTCGATCACCCAGCAGCTCGAGCGCCGTATCATGTTCCGTCGCGCCATGAAGCGCGCGATGCAGAACGCGATGCGCCTCGGTGCTCAAGGTATCAAGATCATGAGCTCGGGTCGTCTGAACGGCATCGAAATCGCCCGTACCGAGTGGTACCGCGAAGGTCGTGTGCCCCTGCACACCCTGCGTGCCGACATCGACTACGGCTTCTCCGAAGCAGAAACCACCTACGGCATCATCGGTGTCAAGGTGTGGGTCTACAAGGGGGATCACCTGGGCCGCAATGACGCGCCCGTGGTGGAAGAGCCGCAAGACGAACGTCGCCGTCGCCCGGCCCGTCCGGAAGGCCGTCGCCGCGAAGGCGAAGGTGGCCGTCCGTCGGGCAACCGTCGCGGTGGCGCCGGTGGTGGTGCCGGTCGCCGCGCTGCGCCGGGCGCAGATGCGAAGAGTGGAGAATAA